The genomic segment ATGGGAGGCATGGCACCCGGCTTTTCCTCCAATTCTGCGTCTTTTGTCGGTTCGGGTAAAAGGTCGGAGAAGTTATAGGTATCCGCGGATATTCGCGCTACTGCCAGGTCGATGTTGCTGAACTTGACCGTATCCATTACCCACCCGGCATTCCATAGGCTTGCAACGGAGAGGTTGACGGAGCCTTCGCTAAAACCCAGTACCTGCTCGCCCCTTGTGTCGCGGAGCGCAGCATCGACGACATCCAGGCTCAGCTTGAATGGGTTCAGCACCACCCACCCAGTGTCGAGTGTCCAACCATACGTATCGCGGACATAGTTATGCGGCAAAATATTGAGGGCGGGGGTCGCGATTACGAGTGCGAAAAAAAGGTAAATGGCGTAGACGATGGCCAAGCCACGTAATGATTTATGCACTGAGGCGTTCCTGTGGTTCCTTTACGTTGCGTGGAATATAGGCCATTTCATAAAAACTGACCACCTCAGTGATCGACATGCGTGGACCACGGGAAAATCGACCGTAACGTATTTATTGCCGATCAAGCAGCCGATAGCCGAGATAGGCGGAGATCAAACAAGCGGCCGAGTTCAGAGTCCTTTGCGGTAGGTGTAAGGGGTGATTCCGGTCCAGCCCTTGAAGGCTCTGATAAAAGCACTGGATTCAGAGAAGCCTGCGCGGTGCGCAATTTCCTCGATGCTGAGCCCCTGCTTGCCGAGAAAGTGCAGAGCCGTATCCCGGCGAACCTGATTCTTGATGTCCTTGAAAGTAGTGCCCTCGGAAGCCAGGCGGCGTCGCAATGTTTGCGGGTGGATGTCCAGCGTGTCCGCGACATCATTGAGTTCGGGAATTTCTTTCAAACGTCGGCGGATAATATCTCGCACCCGGGCCGTCCAGCTGTTGGCGGCGTAGTCCTGAGTGAGCATTATCAGCACGGGATGGCGCAGGAAGTGTCGCAGCGAAGACTCGTTCTGGGTCACGCGCTTTTCCAGTTGTGTTCGCGAGAATACCAGCTGTGTTTGCGGCTGCTCGAATTGCACGGGGTTTGCCAGAAACATGTGCCGATAATCCTGGTTTTGTGCTTGTGGAGGAAAATTGAAGTCTACCGCCTGGATCGGAATATGTTCCTGTACCAGCCAGCTGGCGAAACGGTGCGTGTTGAACAGCATGAGTTCTTGCAGATAAGGGATAGGCTGTTGGTCGGTCCCTTTGGCATAAAGCCTGACGCGGGCAGATTCATCGTCTTCCTCCAGCACCGGTTGCCAGCACAGTTCGAATAGTTGGTAGAAGCGGCAGTAGCGGGCCAATGCCTGGCCCAATGTCTCTGCGCTGATCACTGCCTGGCACATCATTGACCAGCAACCCATGGGTAGGCGGCGGACGCCATAGCCGAGGGATTCGTCATCCATAGCCCGCATGGTGCTTACATTTAGATCGGCAAAACGTTCAATAGAAATTCGGGCATTGTCTTCGGCCATCAAGCGCGGGGAAATGCGGTTCTCCCGCAAGAGACTGACCGGGTCCAGACCTCGGGCAACTGCATTTTTCAGGACCGCTCGAGCAAAATAGACAGAGATAGATAGATCGCGCATGTGCCCCTCAGCCGCGTTGCTCCCGGCTACTCAGGTAGACCGGTTTATTCTCTACGGAGGCCACTCGGTTGCGGCCTCCCATTTTCGCGAGGGTCATTGCACGACCAGCTTCCCCGGACAGCGTGTCCAGTTTTATTTCCCCGACTGCTCCTGCTACCCCCAGGCTCACCGTTATGGGAATGCGCTGCTGGTTTGCCACCATGGGAATTGCACTGACATCCTCTCTGATGCGTTCCGCAAGGATGCGTGCCCCGTCAAGGTCGGTTTCCGGCAGCACCAACAGGAATTCACCGCCACCGGTGCGTGCCAATACATCCGAGGTGCGACATTTGTGCTGTATTACTTCTCCGACCTGGAGAATAACCTGGTCCCCTGCGTCGTGCCCGAAGTTGGAGTTGACTCCCTCAAAGTGGTCAATATCAATGAGGACCGCTGCAGTGTGGGATTGCTGTCGTGATGCGTGGGCAATGGTAACCTGCACCGCGTGCTCAAGCCCACGGCGGTTCAGAAGCTGGGTCAGAGGATCTTCCGTTGCCATCTGAGTCAGTTTCTGCTGGTACTCGATCACAACGCCGGCGAGGAAGCCCACCGCTACAAGTACGTACGCAGCACTGTAGATGCTAAAAGTAAGCTGTTGGGCTGACTTCAAATCCCCCTGCTGCAACCACTCGAAAAGGGCAAACGGCACGCCGATCAGCATTATCAGGCCCGCAATGGCAAGTAGGGCGTCACCGAGGTTACGCGTCTGCCAGCTGTAGAGCGCGCTTACCACACCAGCGCTGGCATAAAAAACCGTGGCGGCCAAAGCCTGAATAACGAACATTTGCTGCGGCACCACGAAAAACACACTGAGACAGGCAATCAGGCAAAACGCGCCGAGGAGGTATCGCCCCTGATAGATTTTTGCGCGTTGACCCGCTGCAAGAAAAAAGATGTAGCTTGTCATTACCGACGCCACCGAGGGCACGTCCACCATCATAGGCACGTTGGATCCCTGTTGCAGGGCGAAGGCGACCCATCCGAGCAGCGCCGACATGAAAAACACAGCGAAAAGACCAAGCCCGGGGATCGTATTGTTGGCGTCGCTCAGTGCGTAAACCACCAACAGCAGTACACCTGTAATAAGGAATATCAGCCCAAAATGAAGCTGGAACCAGTTTTCGGCGTGGAGATGCTCCATAAGTGTCCTAGTGGCGACATGACCTGCCGCTGTCATGTCCAGTCAATTTATTTGTCGGGAGCGGTCATTGTTGGCCTCTCGGGCGCTAACCATACTGTGAACCGCTTAATTACCTGTCTCCAAAGGGCTTTCCCCATGTTGCAAAGACAATTTACCGAAGAACAGCACATGTTTCGCGATGCGTATCGCAAATTTCTCGCAGCGGAGATTGTGCCACATATGGAGACCTGGCGTGAATCCGGAATTGTGGACCGCGAGGCGTTCCGGCGCGCCGGTGAACAGGGCTTTTTGATGATATGGCCCGACGAGAAATATGGTGGAATGGGTGACACGGACTTCCGGTTTGAGCAGATTATTATCGAGGAGACAAGTTACGCGCGGGTTGCAGACTGGTACAACACACTTCATAGCCGATTGGTCGGGCCGTATTTCACCCGTTTTGGTAGTGAAGAGCAGTGTCAGCGCCTGCTGCCCAAATGTGTCAGTGGCGAGCACGTGCTTGCTATCGCCATGACAGAGCCTGACGCGGGCAGCGACCTTGCCGGCATGCGCTCCAACGCCGTGGAAAAAGACGATCACTGGGTGCTTAACGGGTCCAAAGTTTTTATATCGAATGGGATCAACGCGGACCTCGTCATTGCGGCTGCCAAGACCGATCCTGAGAATAATCCTCATGCCATGACATTGTTTGTTGTCGAGCGCGGCATGGAGGGCTTTGAGCGTGGCCGCAACCTGAAAAAAATGGGCCTGAAGGCTCAGGACACAGCCGAACTGTTTTTTAATGACGTCAAGGTGCCCAAGGCCAATGTGCTGGGCGAGCCCGGCAAGGGCTTTTACTATTTGATGGAAGGACTCGCCGAGGAGCGTCTTATTGGCGCGGCAGGGTACCTGTCCGCTGCGCAGCTGTCCTGGGACTTGACCCTCAATTATGTGAAGGAGCGTAAGGCCTTTGGCAAGACAGTTGCTGCCTTTCAAAATACACAGTTCAAGCTCGCTGAACTGCGCACGGAACTCGATTTTGCTCAGGCTTACGTCGATTACTGCGTTACAGCGTTCAATGCCGGAGATTTGACTGCGGTAGATGCTGCAAAAGCCAAGCTGGCCACGAGTGAGTTGCAGGTAAAAGTGGCCGACGTTGGTGTGCAATTGCATGGCGGTAATGGCTACATGGATGAATACCCTATTAGCCGGCAGTACACCGATGCGAAGATTTCCACAATCTATGCGGGCAGTTCTGAGGTGATGAAAATCATAATTAGCCGGGATTTTCTGGCTGAAGACTACACCCCGTTCAACACGCGTAACTTTTGACCACTAACGCCGATACCGGCATACCAATTCGTTCAGGAGAATCGATATGGATTTGAAAGATAAAGTCGCAGTAATCACTGGTGGATCGTCTGGCCTGGGCCGCGCTACCGTCAAACGTTTTGTCGCCAATGGTGCCAAGGCTGTTATTTTCGATATGAATGAAGAGAAAGGACAGCAACTGGTTGATGAGTTCGGCGGCAGCGTCATTTTCTGCAACGTCAACGTGACCAGTGAGGAGTCCGTTCAGGCTGGTATCGCCGCCGCGATGGACGCGTTTGGTGCTATCCATATTTGCTGTAACTTTGCTGGAACCGGGAACGCCATACGTACAATGGGCAAGAAGGGCCCATTCCCTCTGGATGAGTTCAATAAAATTATTCAGATCAACCTGGTAGGCACCTTCAATGTACTGCGCCTTTGTGCTGAGAAGATGTCGGACAACGAGGTGATCAACGACGACGGTGGCCGCGGCGTTATTATTAATACGGCATCGGTGGCTGCGTATGAAGGGCAGGTTGGTCAGGCTGCGTACTCCGCCTCCAAAGGCGGTGTTGTCGGGATGACGCTGCCTATTGCCCGTGACCTTTCTGTTCTGGGTATTCGGGTGAATACTATTGTGCCTGGCTTGATTGCGACCCCACTGATGATGGGCGGTGCAGAAGAAATGACCCCGGAAATTGCAGAATTCCTGCAGCCACTTGCCAGCCAGGTACTGTACCCCAAGCGACTGGGTAAAGCGGACGAGATCGCTCAGTTGGCGCAGCAGATCGCCGAGAACGACTATATTAACGGCGAGTGTATCCGTATGGATGGCGGTATACGGA from the Candidatus Marimicrobium litorale genome contains:
- a CDS encoding AraC family transcriptional regulator, which encodes MRDLSISVYFARAVLKNAVARGLDPVSLLRENRISPRLMAEDNARISIERFADLNVSTMRAMDDESLGYGVRRLPMGCWSMMCQAVISAETLGQALARYCRFYQLFELCWQPVLEEDDESARVRLYAKGTDQQPIPYLQELMLFNTHRFASWLVQEHIPIQAVDFNFPPQAQNQDYRHMFLANPVQFEQPQTQLVFSRTQLEKRVTQNESSLRHFLRHPVLIMLTQDYAANSWTARVRDIIRRRLKEIPELNDVADTLDIHPQTLRRRLASEGTTFKDIKNQVRRDTALHFLGKQGLSIEEIAHRAGFSESSAFIRAFKGWTGITPYTYRKGL
- a CDS encoding GGDEF domain-containing protein — protein: MEHLHAENWFQLHFGLIFLITGVLLLVVYALSDANNTIPGLGLFAVFFMSALLGWVAFALQQGSNVPMMVDVPSVASVMTSYIFFLAAGQRAKIYQGRYLLGAFCLIACLSVFFVVPQQMFVIQALAATVFYASAGVVSALYSWQTRNLGDALLAIAGLIMLIGVPFALFEWLQQGDLKSAQQLTFSIYSAAYVLVAVGFLAGVVIEYQQKLTQMATEDPLTQLLNRRGLEHAVQVTIAHASRQQSHTAAVLIDIDHFEGVNSNFGHDAGDQVILQVGEVIQHKCRTSDVLARTGGGEFLLVLPETDLDGARILAERIREDVSAIPMVANQQRIPITVSLGVAGAVGEIKLDTLSGEAGRAMTLAKMGGRNRVASVENKPVYLSSREQRG
- a CDS encoding acyl-CoA dehydrogenase family protein, coding for MLQRQFTEEQHMFRDAYRKFLAAEIVPHMETWRESGIVDREAFRRAGEQGFLMIWPDEKYGGMGDTDFRFEQIIIEETSYARVADWYNTLHSRLVGPYFTRFGSEEQCQRLLPKCVSGEHVLAIAMTEPDAGSDLAGMRSNAVEKDDHWVLNGSKVFISNGINADLVIAAAKTDPENNPHAMTLFVVERGMEGFERGRNLKKMGLKAQDTAELFFNDVKVPKANVLGEPGKGFYYLMEGLAEERLIGAAGYLSAAQLSWDLTLNYVKERKAFGKTVAAFQNTQFKLAELRTELDFAQAYVDYCVTAFNAGDLTAVDAAKAKLATSELQVKVADVGVQLHGGNGYMDEYPISRQYTDAKISTIYAGSSEVMKIIISRDFLAEDYTPFNTRNF
- a CDS encoding SDR family NAD(P)-dependent oxidoreductase gives rise to the protein MDLKDKVAVITGGSSGLGRATVKRFVANGAKAVIFDMNEEKGQQLVDEFGGSVIFCNVNVTSEESVQAGIAAAMDAFGAIHICCNFAGTGNAIRTMGKKGPFPLDEFNKIIQINLVGTFNVLRLCAEKMSDNEVINDDGGRGVIINTASVAAYEGQVGQAAYSASKGGVVGMTLPIARDLSVLGIRVNTIVPGLIATPLMMGGAEEMTPEIAEFLQPLASQVLYPKRLGKADEIAQLAQQIAENDYINGECIRMDGGIRMQPK